A single window of Mycobacterium sp. ITM-2016-00318 DNA harbors:
- a CDS encoding CPBP family intramembrane glutamic endopeptidase has product MSEQAEVATHPDPLVGQLSALQHLRTYIDIAVVVVVLAITNLVAHFTTSWASIATVPAAAVGLLILVRSRGLGWTELGLGRDHWKSGAGYALAAVGVVMTVVAIGALLPWTRPMFMNNNYATVSGALIASMIIIPLQTVIPEELAFRGVLHGALNRAWGFRGVAAAGSLLFGLWHIATSLGLTSSNVGFTRIFGGGLLGTIAGVVLAVAATGVAGFVFTWLRRRSGSLLAPIALHWSLNGLGALAAALVWHLST; this is encoded by the coding sequence ATGTCCGAGCAGGCCGAGGTCGCCACGCACCCCGACCCGCTGGTAGGGCAGCTATCGGCCCTCCAACATCTCCGCACCTACATCGATATCGCGGTGGTTGTCGTCGTACTGGCGATCACCAACCTCGTCGCGCACTTCACGACCTCGTGGGCCAGCATCGCGACCGTCCCCGCGGCCGCTGTGGGCCTGTTGATCCTGGTGAGGTCGCGCGGGCTCGGCTGGACCGAACTCGGCCTCGGCCGCGACCACTGGAAGTCCGGCGCGGGCTACGCGCTGGCGGCCGTGGGCGTAGTGATGACGGTCGTCGCGATCGGCGCCTTGCTGCCGTGGACCCGGCCGATGTTCATGAACAACAACTACGCGACCGTGTCGGGTGCGCTGATCGCATCGATGATCATCATCCCGCTGCAGACCGTGATTCCCGAGGAGTTGGCGTTTCGGGGTGTGCTGCACGGCGCGCTGAACCGGGCCTGGGGCTTCCGCGGCGTGGCAGCGGCGGGCTCACTGCTCTTCGGTCTCTGGCATATCGCCACCTCGCTCGGTCTCACCAGCAGCAACGTCGGGTTCACCCGCATCTTCGGCGGCGGCCTGCTCGGCACGATCGCCGGTGTGGTGCTGGCGGTGGCCGCCACCGGAGTAGCCGGCTTCGTCTTCACCTGGTTGCGGCGCCGCAGCGGCAGCCTGTTGGCGCCGATCGCCTTGCACTGGTCGCTGAACGGGCTCGGCGCGCTAGCGGCCGCGCTTGTGTGGCACCTGTCGACCTAG
- a CDS encoding zinc-binding alcohol dehydrogenase family protein, with translation MKSTSMTAWRVRHPGRMATHPLERVTVPVPSPAPGELLVAVRACGVCRTDLHVAEGDLPVHRPGVIPGHEVVAEVVALGEDVGDEFGIGDRVGVAWLRHTCGRCVFCARGRENLCPDSLYTGWDADGGYAEYTTVPAAFAHPLPAGYTDTELAPLLCAGIIGYRALRRAETPARGRLGIYGFGGSAHITAQVALAEGVEVHVMTRGAAARELALSLGVSSAQGSDEAPPVKLDAAILFAPVGELVLPALEALDPGGTLAIAGIYLSDIPALDYDRHLFLERQVRSVTSNTRADARDFLAFAGSHRIELTTPEYPLARADDALTDLGAGRVSGAAVLRL, from the coding sequence ATGAAAAGCACGTCGATGACCGCGTGGCGGGTGAGACATCCCGGTCGGATGGCCACCCACCCGCTGGAGCGTGTGACTGTGCCCGTCCCTTCGCCCGCTCCGGGCGAGCTTCTCGTCGCGGTACGCGCCTGCGGGGTGTGTCGCACGGATCTGCATGTCGCCGAAGGGGATCTGCCGGTTCATCGGCCGGGCGTGATCCCCGGGCACGAAGTGGTGGCCGAGGTCGTGGCGCTCGGCGAGGATGTCGGCGACGAATTCGGCATCGGCGATCGCGTGGGCGTCGCATGGCTGCGGCATACCTGCGGCCGATGCGTCTTCTGCGCTCGGGGCCGGGAGAATCTCTGCCCCGATTCGCTCTACACCGGTTGGGACGCTGACGGTGGATATGCCGAATACACAACGGTGCCAGCAGCTTTCGCCCATCCGCTGCCTGCGGGGTACACCGACACCGAGTTGGCTCCGCTGCTGTGCGCGGGGATCATCGGCTATCGCGCCCTGAGGCGGGCCGAGACACCGGCCCGCGGCAGGCTCGGGATCTATGGATTCGGCGGCAGCGCGCACATCACCGCGCAGGTGGCGCTGGCCGAGGGCGTCGAGGTCCACGTCATGACGCGCGGCGCGGCCGCGCGCGAGCTGGCGCTGTCGCTTGGCGTGAGTTCGGCGCAGGGGTCCGATGAGGCACCGCCGGTGAAGCTCGATGCCGCAATCCTTTTCGCGCCCGTCGGCGAGCTGGTGTTGCCCGCGTTGGAAGCCCTCGATCCCGGCGGCACGCTGGCGATCGCGGGCATCTATCTGAGCGACATCCCGGCGCTCGACTACGACCGGCATCTCTTCCTCGAGCGCCAGGTGCGCTCGGTGACGTCCAACACCCGCGCGGACGCCCGCGATTTCCTTGCCTTCGCGGGCAGTCATCGCATCGAGCTGACCACGCCGGAATATCCACTCGCCCGCGCCGATGACGCGCTCACCGACCTGGGTGCGGGGCGCGTCTCCGGCGCAGCCGTTCTGCGGTTGTAG
- a CDS encoding phosphoketolase, whose product MSTDTSTNSPTAPRLSDDELALTDAYWRAANYLSVGQIYLLDNPLLRDALTPEHVKPRLLGHWGTTPGLNLIYAHLNRIIRNRDADVIYITGPGHGGPGLVANAYLEGTYSEVYSGIEEDIAGLRKLFRQFSFPGGIPSHVAAETPGSIHEGGELGYALVHAYGAAFDNPDLVVACVIGDGEAETGPLATSWHSNKFLNPVTDGAVLPILHLNGYKIANPTVLARLPQEELESLLTGYGYRPITVAGDDPANVHQQLAVALDEAFDQIAAVQQAARVDGEKARPRWPMIVLRTPKGWTGPHDVDGKQVEGTWRAHQVPLSETRTNEKHLAQLEEWLRSYRPEELFDDDGALRPELRALAPAGNRRMSANPHANGGVLLRDLDLPDFRDYAVDVDRPAAKTAEATRVLGTFLRDVITRNPDRFRLMGPDETASNRLSAVFEATDKVWVAEGEPGDENLAPNGRVMEVLSEHLCQGWLEGYLLTGRHGLFNCYEAFVHIVDSMLNQHAKWLTSSSELPWRRPIASLNYLLTSHVWRQDHNGASHQDPGFIDHVANKRPEVVRVYLPPDANTLLSVADHCLRSRQYVNVVVAGKQPALTYLDMDQAIAHCTRGLGIWDWAGNAEGEPDVVLACAGDIPTLEALAAADILRRELPDLAVRVVNVVDIMRLQPDSEHPHGLSDREFDALFTADKPVIFAYHGYPWLIHRLTYRRANHAQMHVRGFKERGTTTTPFDMVMLNDLDRFHLVMDVIDRVGGLATKAASLRQRMADARLAARRYTREHGEDDPAISDWTWDADYRRGSGSDQRPVNEPE is encoded by the coding sequence ATGAGCACCGACACCTCCACGAACTCCCCGACCGCGCCGCGACTGTCCGACGACGAACTCGCCCTTACCGACGCATACTGGCGGGCAGCCAACTACCTGTCCGTCGGACAGATTTATCTGCTGGACAATCCGCTGCTGCGGGACGCCCTCACCCCTGAACACGTCAAGCCGCGATTGCTCGGGCACTGGGGCACCACACCCGGGCTCAACCTGATCTACGCCCACCTCAACCGGATCATCCGCAACCGCGACGCCGACGTCATCTACATCACCGGACCGGGTCACGGAGGACCCGGTCTTGTGGCCAACGCCTATCTCGAGGGCACCTACAGCGAGGTCTACTCCGGCATCGAAGAGGATATCGCCGGGCTTCGAAAGTTGTTCCGGCAGTTCTCGTTTCCCGGGGGCATACCAAGCCACGTCGCGGCCGAGACACCGGGATCAATCCATGAGGGCGGTGAGCTCGGCTATGCGCTCGTACACGCTTACGGTGCTGCCTTCGACAACCCGGACCTGGTGGTGGCCTGCGTCATCGGCGATGGTGAAGCCGAGACGGGGCCGCTGGCGACCAGCTGGCACTCCAACAAGTTCCTCAACCCCGTCACCGATGGAGCGGTCTTGCCGATCCTCCATCTCAACGGCTACAAGATCGCCAACCCCACCGTGCTCGCCCGCCTCCCACAGGAGGAGCTGGAATCGCTGCTGACCGGGTACGGCTATCGGCCGATCACGGTGGCGGGCGACGACCCGGCGAACGTGCACCAGCAGCTCGCCGTCGCGCTCGACGAGGCGTTCGACCAGATTGCCGCCGTTCAGCAGGCGGCTCGGGTCGACGGCGAGAAGGCCCGCCCGCGCTGGCCGATGATCGTGCTGCGGACACCGAAGGGGTGGACCGGCCCCCATGACGTCGACGGCAAGCAGGTCGAGGGCACGTGGCGGGCCCACCAGGTTCCGCTGTCGGAAACCAGGACCAACGAGAAGCATCTGGCGCAGCTCGAGGAATGGCTGCGCAGCTACCGGCCGGAAGAGCTGTTCGACGACGACGGCGCACTGCGTCCTGAGCTGCGCGCGCTCGCGCCGGCGGGAAACCGCCGGATGAGCGCCAACCCGCACGCCAACGGTGGCGTGCTGCTGCGCGACCTCGACCTGCCGGACTTTCGCGATTACGCCGTCGACGTCGACAGGCCCGCCGCCAAAACGGCTGAGGCGACCAGGGTGCTCGGCACTTTCCTTCGTGACGTCATCACACGAAACCCCGACAGATTCCGTCTGATGGGTCCCGACGAGACGGCGTCCAACAGGCTCAGCGCGGTGTTCGAGGCCACCGACAAAGTGTGGGTCGCCGAAGGTGAGCCCGGTGACGAGAACCTCGCGCCGAACGGCCGTGTGATGGAGGTCCTTTCAGAGCATCTGTGTCAAGGCTGGCTTGAGGGCTACCTGCTGACTGGCAGACACGGTCTCTTCAATTGCTACGAGGCGTTCGTACACATCGTCGACTCGATGCTCAACCAGCATGCGAAGTGGTTGACCAGCAGCTCGGAACTGCCGTGGCGCCGGCCGATAGCGTCTCTCAATTATCTTCTGACGTCGCATGTCTGGCGCCAGGACCACAACGGTGCGTCACATCAGGATCCAGGGTTCATCGACCACGTCGCCAACAAACGGCCCGAAGTGGTGCGGGTCTACCTTCCGCCGGATGCCAACACGCTGTTGTCGGTCGCCGACCACTGTCTGCGCAGTCGCCAGTACGTCAACGTCGTCGTCGCGGGCAAGCAGCCGGCGTTGACTTACCTGGACATGGATCAGGCGATCGCGCACTGCACAAGGGGCCTCGGCATCTGGGACTGGGCGGGCAATGCCGAAGGCGAACCCGACGTGGTGCTGGCGTGTGCGGGCGACATACCGACGCTCGAAGCACTAGCCGCCGCCGACATCCTCCGTCGTGAACTGCCCGACCTGGCGGTGCGGGTGGTCAACGTCGTCGACATCATGAGGCTGCAACCGGATAGCGAACATCCGCACGGCCTTTCGGATCGCGAGTTCGACGCACTGTTCACCGCCGACAAGCCGGTGATCTTCGCCTACCACGGCTATCCGTGGCTCATCCACCGGTTGACGTATCGGCGGGCCAACCACGCGCAGATGCACGTGCGGGGATTCAAGGAACGCGGCACCACCACCACGCCGTTCGACATGGTGATGCTCAACGACCTCGACCGGTTCCACCTCGTAATGGATGTCATCGATCGGGTCGGCGGTCTGGCGACCAAGGCCGCGTCGCTGCGACAGCGGATGGCCGACGCCCGACTCGCGGCACGACGCTATACGCGCGAACACGGCGAGGACGATCCCGCGATCTCCGACTGGACGTGGGACGCCGACTACCGCCGAGGCAGCGGCTCCGACCAGCGGCCGGTCAACGAACCGGAGTAA
- a CDS encoding CGNR zinc finger domain-containing protein, translating into MSSPSPHWLGDIEAKPAPDPLRRVQALVNTIELPEGRDRLADPTEADPWLISAGLLAPQTDLRPDDLDLVRGVREGLRAMLVQNAGGPPPTDAAFAPLRKVAAVQTAHADLTEVGEIRLRAGGDSVPARLIELLLIIRDAQRDGTWTRLKACGNDECHWAFYDRSRNHGGTWCDMSSCGNKLKNREFRARKRGN; encoded by the coding sequence ATGTCGTCGCCCTCTCCGCACTGGCTCGGCGATATCGAGGCCAAACCGGCGCCCGATCCACTGCGCCGCGTTCAGGCGCTGGTCAACACCATCGAACTGCCAGAAGGCCGGGACCGTCTCGCTGACCCGACGGAGGCCGACCCCTGGCTGATCTCCGCCGGGCTGCTCGCTCCCCAGACAGATCTGCGACCCGACGACCTCGATCTGGTGCGCGGCGTCCGCGAGGGTCTGCGCGCAATGCTCGTGCAGAACGCGGGCGGACCGCCGCCGACGGATGCCGCATTCGCGCCACTACGGAAGGTCGCCGCCGTCCAGACTGCGCACGCAGATCTCACCGAAGTCGGCGAAATCCGGCTGAGGGCGGGCGGCGACTCAGTGCCTGCCCGGCTGATCGAACTGCTGCTGATCATTCGTGACGCGCAGCGCGACGGCACGTGGACGCGACTCAAGGCGTGCGGTAACGACGAATGCCATTGGGCCTTCTACGACCGCTCCCGCAACCACGGCGGCACCTGGTGCGACATGTCCTCGTGCGGAAACAAACTTAAGAACCGCGAATTTCGCGCCCGCAAACGCGGAAACTAG